In Prosthecomicrobium sp. N25, one DNA window encodes the following:
- a CDS encoding sulfatase/phosphatase domain-containing protein, whose product MSFFEGSARVPLVICAPRLFAPRRVPHSVSLVDLLPTLVELADDGRPGEYAGEIDGRSLLPHLAGTGGHDGVAAEYLAEGAIAPMVMLRCDRWKFVLSPADPDQLYDLAEDPDERTNRAEDPDSCCSTS is encoded by the coding sequence ATGAGCTTCTTCGAGGGCTCCGCGCGCGTGCCCCTCGTCATCTGCGCCCCCCGGCTCTTCGCGCCCCGGCGCGTTCCGCACTCGGTGTCGCTCGTCGACCTGCTGCCGACCCTCGTCGAACTCGCCGACGACGGTCGCCCGGGTGAATACGCCGGCGAAATCGACGGTCGCAGCCTGCTGCCGCACCTGGCCGGCACGGGCGGCCACGACGGGGTCGCGGCCGAGTACCTGGCCGAGGGCGCCATCGCCCCGATGGTGATGCTCCGCTGCGACCGCTGGAAGTTCGTCCTGAGCCCAGCCGACCCCGACCAGCTCTACGACCTCGCCGAGGACCCGGACGAACGCACGAACCGCGCGGAGGACCCCGACTCCTGCTGTTCAACAAGCTGA
- a CDS encoding TMEM43 family protein has product MTNDEWEKFLAERDDGDRYGKVMAKAEAEWKQMETWTSRIAGVIGFWLSVYFAWYVWNFVHTLLDFLGFGIVAEVIAFALTIVPYTVVLAWVAVDWLDRRYGGKR; this is encoded by the coding sequence ATGACGAATGACGAGTGGGAGAAGTTCCTGGCCGAGCGGGATGACGGCGACCGATACGGCAAGGTGATGGCGAAGGCCGAGGCGGAGTGGAAGCAGATGGAGACCTGGACCTCCCGGATCGCGGGCGTGATCGGCTTCTGGCTCTCGGTCTATTTCGCCTGGTACGTGTGGAACTTCGTCCATACCCTGCTCGACTTCCTGGGCTTTGGGATCGTGGCCGAGGTGATCGCGTTCGCGTTGACGATCGTGCCCTACACGGTCGTCCTGGCCTGGGTCGCGGTCGACTGGCTCGATCGGCGCTACGGAGGCAAGCGATGA
- a CDS encoding ABC transporter ATP-binding protein, which yields MSQSAEALIQVQAISKHFGEGEARVDALRAVSIEVMPRSVVGLLGPSGSGKSTLLNVIGCILEPSEGRLRLAGELVYDNRWLRSDLRRLRLEKIGFIFQSHNLLPFLSAVENVAVVLTLAGAGAVEARRRARDLLDYLQVGRRADAMPGQLSGGEAQRVAIARALANNPAIILADEPTAALDSERAGIVIDLLKTVARDRNAAVVVVSHDEKIYGRFDRIFSLRDGCLEQVQTPGIHNPV from the coding sequence ATGAGCCAGTCTGCGGAAGCCCTTATCCAGGTCCAGGCCATCTCCAAGCACTTCGGAGAGGGCGAGGCGCGCGTCGACGCATTGCGCGCGGTGTCGATCGAGGTCATGCCTCGGTCCGTCGTCGGACTGCTCGGGCCGAGTGGCTCCGGCAAGAGCACGCTCTTGAACGTCATCGGATGCATCCTGGAGCCAAGCGAGGGCCGACTGAGGCTCGCGGGCGAGCTCGTGTACGACAACCGCTGGCTTCGATCAGACTTGCGGCGGCTCCGGCTCGAGAAGATCGGCTTCATCTTCCAGTCCCACAACCTACTGCCCTTCCTGAGTGCGGTCGAGAACGTGGCGGTGGTGCTCACGCTCGCGGGTGCGGGCGCGGTCGAGGCCCGGCGACGCGCCCGGGACTTGCTCGACTACCTCCAGGTCGGCCGGCGCGCGGACGCCATGCCCGGGCAGCTCTCTGGCGGAGAGGCCCAGCGTGTGGCGATCGCACGCGCCCTCGCCAACAATCCTGCCATCATCCTCGCCGACGAGCCGACGGCCGCGCTCGATTCCGAACGGGCCGGCATCGTCATCGATCTTCTGAAGACGGTCGCCCGGGACCGCAACGCCGCCGTGGTGGTGGTCAGCCACGATGAAAAGATCTACGGCCGTTTCGACCGGATTTTTTCGCTGCGCGACGGCTGCCTGGAACAGGTTCAGACCCCCGGCATCCACAACCCTGTATAG
- a CDS encoding AI-2E family transporter yields MPLSAEHQRELLGKFTVVIRATVKGDLLVAALQGALGGLMFWFLEIHAPVLGAVLMAFLSLMPAVGAALVWLPVALYLLVTGSVWQGVTLIQYGALVIGSTDNILRPLLVGKDTQMPIGVRIHTLQDRTTGAHSRRRLERVHPRTGNRRDVRGPSGSSSFRPLRSCSRPPVGLAITNANPWVDRAPARSTTYPEGQVRPAEARRPALGRSVPTLRPPKAAPDGAPTCDVG; encoded by the coding sequence ATGCCCCTCAGTGCCGAGCATCAACGGGAGCTGCTGGGCAAGTTCACCGTCGTCATCCGCGCGACCGTCAAGGGCGATCTTCTCGTGGCCGCGTTGCAGGGCGCGCTCGGTGGACTGATGTTTTGGTTCCTGGAAATTCATGCGCCGGTGTTGGGCGCCGTCCTCATGGCATTCCTGTCCCTGATGCCCGCCGTCGGTGCGGCCCTGGTCTGGCTGCCGGTTGCCCTGTACCTGCTCGTGACCGGATCGGTCTGGCAGGGCGTGACCCTGATCCAGTACGGCGCGCTGGTGATCGGCTCGACCGACAATATACTGCGCCCTCTTCTGGTCGGCAAAGACACGCAGATGCCCATCGGTGTACGCATCCACACTTTGCAGGACCGAACTACAGGCGCGCATTCTCGACGTCGGCTTGAACGGGTTCATCCTCGGACCGGTAATCGCCGCGATGTTCGTGGGCCGTCTGGGAGCTCTTCTTTCCGTCCGCTCCGCTCCTGCAGCCGACCTCCGGTCGGGCTCGCGATCACGAACGCGAATCCCTGGGTCGACCGGGCCCCGGCACGATCGACCACGTACCCTGAAGGTCAGGTTCGCCCGGCAGAGGCGAGGCGACCCGCTCTCGGCCGGTCCGTCCCAACACTAAGGCCGCCGAAAGCGGCGCCAGACGGGGCGCCAACGTGTGATGTTGGTTGA
- a CDS encoding tetratricopeptide repeat protein: protein MRSIALIASAWVCLLLSAVTALAEDAEDCQARDVDLAIRGCTAVIDAGGRPSLSLGTAYFLRGLALNAQSKYDLAIADFRTSIRYDSTSKIVEDEQPSDVTEPVKSVTISPDIADLDRKGASLLLGRQYGDAIAVFTDLINLDPRNATAFNSRGRAYGQSGDLERARSDFSQAILLKPDFAAAFNNIGFTYAKEEKYVRAILEYDKAIDLDRNFTLAYVNRAIAHQKLGDHKLAILDFDRALAITPDHVSALGNRGWAKLELGLFESALADLNKAIALSPNLDWAINNRGNVYAKKQNWDEALLNYNRVLQINPDSPLTLRNRGKIYAQRGDYDRAIVDYDKAIALKPDYADAYTSRGIALGMQGRHKDALVDFQKVVALKPQMAEGYSNRGYSYFRLGEIRRAQADYDQALSLDPEYVQAYINRANLFNQQNDISKAIRDFTQVIKLQPDRADVIKDRGTAYARAQDFAKARADYDTAIRLKPDFAEAYNDRGYLNTKMNKPTEAMRDYTKAIDLKPDFALALLNRANVHLAKNDYRKALTDLDAAIKAKNNYAEAYANRGLAYVRTGNLTRAIQDYDEAIRIRPDFKFAIDGRTAALKARR, encoded by the coding sequence TTGCGATCAATCGCGTTGATTGCCTCCGCATGGGTCTGTCTTCTGCTATCGGCCGTGACCGCTCTCGCCGAAGACGCAGAGGATTGCCAAGCGCGCGACGTGGATCTTGCCATCCGGGGATGCACGGCCGTCATCGACGCGGGAGGCCGGCCCTCCCTCAGTTTGGGCACCGCGTATTTCTTGCGCGGTTTGGCGCTCAACGCTCAGTCCAAGTACGACCTTGCGATCGCCGATTTTCGGACCTCCATCCGTTATGATTCCACGAGCAAGATCGTCGAAGACGAACAGCCGTCCGACGTCACCGAACCGGTGAAATCTGTCACAATATCTCCCGATATCGCCGATCTCGACAGAAAGGGCGCGTCACTGCTGCTTGGCAGGCAGTACGGTGACGCCATTGCGGTCTTCACCGACCTGATCAACCTGGACCCGCGCAATGCGACCGCGTTCAACAGTAGAGGCCGGGCCTATGGTCAATCGGGCGATTTGGAACGGGCCAGATCCGATTTTTCCCAAGCCATTCTGCTGAAACCCGATTTTGCAGCAGCATTCAACAACATCGGATTCACGTACGCAAAGGAAGAGAAGTACGTGCGGGCTATTCTGGAGTACGACAAGGCCATCGATCTCGACCGCAATTTTACACTCGCTTACGTCAACCGGGCGATCGCTCATCAAAAGCTTGGGGATCACAAGCTCGCCATCTTGGATTTCGATCGTGCTCTCGCCATCACGCCAGATCACGTCTCCGCATTGGGGAACCGGGGTTGGGCGAAACTCGAGCTCGGCCTTTTTGAAAGCGCGCTAGCAGATTTGAACAAGGCGATCGCCCTCAGCCCGAACTTGGATTGGGCCATCAACAATCGGGGGAATGTGTATGCCAAAAAGCAGAATTGGGACGAGGCATTACTGAACTACAATCGAGTCTTGCAGATCAACCCCGATTCACCGCTTACATTGCGAAACCGAGGCAAGATCTACGCTCAGCGAGGGGACTACGACAGGGCTATTGTCGATTATGACAAGGCGATCGCTCTGAAACCCGATTATGCAGATGCCTACACCAGCCGTGGCATAGCGTTGGGAATGCAGGGGAGGCACAAAGATGCACTGGTCGACTTTCAAAAGGTCGTCGCTCTGAAACCGCAGATGGCGGAGGGTTACAGCAATCGTGGCTACTCTTATTTTAGGCTGGGCGAGATCCGGCGCGCGCAAGCCGATTATGACCAGGCACTAAGCTTGGATCCGGAATATGTTCAGGCCTATATCAACAGAGCAAATCTCTTCAATCAGCAGAACGACATCTCGAAAGCGATCCGGGATTTCACCCAAGTCATCAAGCTTCAGCCGGACCGTGCGGACGTCATCAAGGACCGGGGAACCGCCTATGCCCGGGCGCAGGATTTCGCCAAGGCGAGAGCCGATTATGACACAGCGATCAGACTAAAGCCGGATTTTGCCGAAGCCTATAATGACCGAGGATACCTGAACACCAAGATGAACAAGCCGACCGAGGCTATGCGCGACTATACAAAAGCTATCGATCTCAAGCCCGACTTCGCACTGGCACTCCTTAATCGGGCGAATGTCCATCTTGCCAAGAACGACTATCGGAAAGCCTTAACTGACCTGGATGCTGCTATAAAGGCAAAGAACAATTACGCGGAAGCTTATGCCAACAGAGGGCTCGCCTATGTCAGGACGGGCAACCTCACGCGGGCAATCCAGGACTACGACGAAGCGATCAGGATACGGCCTGACTTCAAGTTCGCCATTGACGGTAGGACCGCAGCCCTCAAAGCAAGACGGTGA
- a CDS encoding ABC transporter permease, giving the protein MNLAVRDIRHNLGRFLLTCVGLSLLLGIVLSMIAIYRGLVAEALTVSRVAGADVWVVEARTRGPFAESSRLPDDTRAAIASLWGVAGAGSVVYQTVEATHDGRTLRLQVIGIETDRPGRPPAVVAGRPIMRSRYEAIADRRTGLVLGERITLGRDVFRVVGLTDGIVASGGDPVIFITLRDAQVLQSELAPPAARRELARGAASGATGTVNAVVVDLQAGVSPEAFASEVRRWKHLSALTQAEQETVLTRSVVERARRQIGLFTALLMVVSTVIITLIIYTLTIDKKKSIATLKLIGAPDTTIVGLILQQALAMGAIGFVAGSLMIHAVKDYFPRRLVLEAADAVTLFVIVMLACVLASGLGIRTALRIDPATALAG; this is encoded by the coding sequence ATGAACCTGGCAGTCCGGGACATCCGCCACAATCTCGGCCGATTTCTGCTGACCTGCGTGGGGCTTTCGCTGCTCCTCGGCATCGTCCTGTCCATGATCGCCATCTATCGCGGACTGGTGGCCGAGGCATTGACCGTCTCGCGCGTGGCCGGTGCCGACGTATGGGTGGTCGAAGCGCGGACCCGGGGCCCCTTCGCCGAGTCCTCACGCCTGCCGGACGACACCCGCGCCGCGATCGCCTCCCTTTGGGGTGTCGCCGGCGCGGGCTCCGTCGTCTATCAAACGGTCGAAGCCACCCATGACGGCCGGACGCTGCGGCTGCAGGTCATCGGGATCGAGACCGACCGCCCGGGGCGCCCGCCCGCCGTCGTGGCCGGTCGGCCGATCATGCGTAGCCGCTATGAGGCCATCGCGGACCGGCGCACCGGCCTGGTGCTCGGAGAACGGATCACCCTCGGTCGCGACGTCTTCAGGGTCGTCGGACTGACCGACGGGATCGTCGCCTCCGGAGGCGATCCCGTCATCTTCATCACCTTGCGCGACGCCCAGGTCCTGCAATCCGAACTCGCCCCGCCGGCGGCGCGCCGCGAACTGGCCCGGGGAGCCGCAAGCGGCGCGACCGGGACCGTCAATGCCGTCGTGGTCGACCTCCAGGCCGGTGTATCGCCGGAGGCCTTCGCTTCCGAGGTCAGACGGTGGAAGCACCTCTCCGCGCTAACGCAGGCCGAACAGGAAACCGTCTTGACCCGATCCGTCGTCGAGCGCGCGCGTCGGCAGATCGGGCTTTTCACGGCCCTCTTGATGGTGGTGTCCACCGTCATCATCACCCTGATCATCTACACGCTGACCATCGACAAGAAGAAATCGATCGCCACCCTGAAGCTGATCGGTGCACCGGACACGACGATCGTGGGGCTCATCCTGCAGCAGGCGCTCGCCATGGGGGCGATCGGATTCGTTGCCGGCTCGCTTATGATTCACGCCGTCAAAGACTATTTCCCGAGACGGCTGGTGCTCGAGGCAGCCGACGCGGTGACACTGTTCGTGATCGTGATGCTCGCCTGCGTGCTCGCGAGCGGTCTCGGCATTCGGACCGCCCTGCGGATCGATCCTGCAACAGCGCTTGCCGGGTGA
- a CDS encoding DUF2332 domain-containing protein, whose product MSEALRHQALAERYARFAQDEVHGNSPLYEMICYCVARSDPVLDFIATLPRERQQPNLFLAALRQVAGVPRDQDALEAAVSAHSESIADLMRSRTTQTNECGRCAVLLPLLAQLRQPIAIIEVGAAAGLCLVPDLYGYDYGRVIIEAPEACRSIAPVLRCDASPSTPLPTGLPSIVWRAGLDIKPLDVWSAEDMAWLKTLVWPEQIERQARLDAAIEVAKSNLIRIERGDLASDLPRLAAAAPPGVPLIVFHTAVLAYVPDLVVREAFARTVRDLGAIWISNEMPEVFPTIAQKVAVQKPGRFLLAVNGEPKAWTAPHGQWMEWLR is encoded by the coding sequence ATGTCCGAGGCATTGCGTCATCAGGCACTCGCCGAGCGGTATGCCCGGTTCGCCCAGGACGAAGTCCATGGAAACTCCCCGCTCTACGAGATGATCTGCTATTGCGTCGCTCGGTCCGATCCGGTGCTGGATTTCATCGCCACCCTCCCCCGGGAGCGGCAGCAACCAAACCTTTTCCTGGCGGCGCTGCGGCAGGTCGCCGGCGTTCCGCGCGACCAGGACGCGCTTGAAGCGGCGGTATCTGCACATAGCGAGAGCATTGCCGATTTGATGCGCAGCCGGACGACGCAGACCAACGAATGTGGCCGATGCGCAGTTCTCCTGCCGCTGCTGGCGCAACTTCGGCAGCCCATCGCCATCATCGAGGTCGGCGCCGCGGCCGGCTTGTGTCTGGTCCCCGACCTCTACGGCTACGACTACGGCCGGGTGATCATCGAGGCCCCGGAGGCCTGCCGCTCCATAGCCCCCGTGCTGCGTTGCGACGCCTCCCCCTCGACACCGCTGCCCACCGGCCTTCCCTCGATCGTCTGGCGGGCAGGCCTCGACATCAAGCCCTTGGACGTATGGTCCGCGGAGGACATGGCGTGGCTGAAGACGCTCGTCTGGCCCGAGCAGATTGAGCGCCAAGCTCGCCTAGACGCCGCGATCGAGGTAGCCAAATCCAACCTGATCCGCATCGAACGTGGCGATCTCGCTTCAGACCTTCCACGCCTTGCCGCCGCGGCCCCGCCCGGCGTGCCGCTAATCGTATTCCACACCGCGGTGCTCGCCTACGTTCCCGACTTAGTGGTCAGGGAGGCCTTTGCCCGCACGGTTCGCGACCTCGGAGCTATCTGGATTAGCAACGAGATGCCCGAGGTGTTCCCCACCATTGCCCAGAAGGTGGCCGTGCAGAAGCCGGGGCGGTTCTTGCTCGCGGTAAACGGAGAGCCGAAGGCGTGGACAGCCCCCCATGGACAATGGATGGAGTGGCTGCGCTAG
- the betC gene encoding choline-sulfatase yields the protein MNILIVMADQMAAAALPIYAKAPTRAPHLSDLAARGVVFDSAYCNSPLCAPSRASLMTGHLPSRIGAYDNAAAFGSDVPTVAHYLRAEGYRTVLSGKMHFSGPDQLHGFEERLTTDIYPADFGWTPDWDRPDDRPSWYHNMSSVTDAGRCVRTNQIDYNEEVVLAAERAIYDHARGDRSRPLCLVTSLTHPHDPFAIPDPWWSHYSPEEIELPRQELDPAAMTPHEWRLRRVCDMEGVHITPAHVRDARRAHYAAICYVDGQVGRLMGTLRATGLQDDTVVVVTSDHGEMLGERGLCTR from the coding sequence ATGAACATCCTGATCGTCATGGCCGACCAGATGGCGGCCGCCGCGCTGCCAATTTACGCCAAGGCCCCGACCCGGGCCCCGCACCTCTCCGACCTGGCGGCGCGCGGCGTCGTGTTCGACAGCGCCTATTGCAACAGCCCGCTCTGCGCACCATCACGCGCCTCCCTGATGACCGGGCACCTGCCCTCCCGGATCGGCGCCTACGACAACGCGGCCGCCTTCGGGTCGGACGTGCCCACCGTCGCCCACTATCTGCGTGCCGAGGGTTACCGGACGGTCCTGTCGGGCAAGATGCACTTCAGCGGCCCCGACCAGTTGCACGGCTTCGAGGAACGGCTCACGACCGACATCTACCCGGCGGACTTCGGCTGGACTCCAGACTGGGACCGCCCCGACGACCGGCCGAGCTGGTACCACAACATGAGCTCGGTGACCGACGCCGGACGCTGCGTGCGTACCAACCAGATCGACTACAACGAGGAGGTCGTGCTCGCGGCCGAGCGCGCGATCTACGACCATGCCCGCGGCGACCGCTCGCGCCCCCTCTGCTTGGTCACATCCCTGACCCACCCGCACGACCCCTTCGCGATCCCGGACCCCTGGTGGAGCCATTACAGCCCCGAGGAGATCGAACTCCCGCGCCAAGAGCTCGACCCGGCCGCCATGACCCCTCACGAATGGCGCCTGCGGCGGGTCTGTGACATGGAAGGGGTTCACATCACTCCGGCGCACGTCCGGGACGCTCGCCGCGCCCATTATGCGGCAATCTGCTACGTGGACGGCCAGGTCGGCCGCCTCATGGGAACGCTGCGGGCCACAGGGCTCCAGGACGACACCGTCGTCGTCGTTACCAGCGACCACGGCGAAATGCTCGGCGAGCGCGGGCTCTGTACAAGATGA
- a CDS encoding tripartite tricarboxylate transporter substrate-binding protein — protein sequence MAPRGVAYKSSSDAQLNIVAGRLQSMIVTIASTAAQIDAGQLRLVAYTNDSFSASSPKAPTMAEAGLPGMEGMRSW from the coding sequence ATCGCGCCGCGCGGGGTGGCCTACAAGTCATCGTCCGACGCACAGCTCAACATCGTGGCCGGACGGCTGCAGTCGATGATCGTCACGATCGCCTCAACCGCGGCTCAGATCGACGCCGGGCAGCTTCGGCTGGTCGCCTACACCAACGACAGTTTCTCGGCCTCCTCGCCGAAGGCGCCGACCATGGCGGAGGCGGGCCTGCCCGGAATGGAGGGGATGCGGAGCTGGTGA
- a CDS encoding DUF1127 domain-containing protein has protein sequence MKLLMAMDDRLLGDMGLSRGEIEHAVDRGR, from the coding sequence ATGAAGCTGTTGATGGCGATGGACGACCGCCTACTTGGCGACATGGGGCTCTCCCGCGGCGAGATCGAGCACGCGGTGGATCGCGGTCGCTGA
- a CDS encoding GNAT family protein, which produces MSGYFGTEAQQRLQALAEQRNDIISATPGACQTARFMSCDDLDRFGWDRIEAYLDQDGICGFRLLPADRAEELRSRLAARNFRLDTWNVFLADRDAALAASEPIVARGLPAGLVDLARPTDPEGEYTSRIQGLMASVGVMPFSGSFLVGALVPAITSVVGTEDGEVVATAHGSMGHNAESRYARYAWGGLAAVEPSRRGTGLGTLINARMVHSVFHELGATHVHEFVSASNIPSRRMVEACGLRHTPELVSGIAVPNESARFTR; this is translated from the coding sequence ATGTCCGGGTACTTCGGAACAGAGGCGCAGCAGCGTCTACAGGCACTCGCGGAGCAGCGTAACGACATCATCAGCGCAACGCCCGGCGCTTGCCAGACCGCCCGCTTCATGAGTTGCGACGACTTGGACCGGTTCGGCTGGGACCGAATAGAAGCGTACCTCGACCAAGACGGCATCTGCGGGTTCCGCCTGCTCCCCGCCGATCGGGCCGAAGAGCTACGCTCACGGCTCGCCGCTCGCAATTTTCGCTTGGATACCTGGAACGTGTTTCTCGCCGACCGCGATGCCGCCCTGGCGGCCTCGGAGCCGATCGTCGCCCGCGGCCTGCCGGCGGGACTGGTCGACCTCGCGCGACCGACGGATCCTGAGGGCGAATACACGTCGCGCATCCAGGGCCTGATGGCCTCGGTGGGCGTCATGCCGTTCTCCGGCTCCTTCCTGGTCGGGGCGCTCGTCCCAGCGATAACGAGTGTCGTGGGTACCGAGGACGGAGAGGTCGTGGCAACCGCGCACGGCAGCATGGGCCACAACGCCGAAAGTCGATACGCTCGCTATGCCTGGGGCGGGCTCGCCGCGGTGGAGCCGTCTCGCCGGGGCACCGGTCTGGGGACCCTGATCAACGCCCGGATGGTCCACAGCGTCTTTCACGAGCTCGGCGCCACCCATGTCCACGAGTTCGTCTCCGCCTCCAACATCCCGTCGCGGCGCATGGTCGAAGCCTGCGGCCTGCGGCACACCCCCGAGCTGGTCAGTGGGATCGCGGTGCCAAACGAGAGCGCCCGCTTCACGCGATGA
- a CDS encoding ABC transporter substrate-binding protein — protein sequence MSRDFLLDGLIKLRRLDIGDCGMRLAIASLCLFVSMTGHVAADTSNKSARIGMLCPSKCVGAGYVVFDEELRKLGWIEGRNLTIERREAEGRYERLPGLAAEIVGLRPDVIVGPSSTVARAVKDATSEIPIVFSFIADPVGAGLVQTLARPGTNVTGVTGIITGEYIVKNFQILHELVPSARKFGVLTNALNETAKRRVAIEVPVASQQLDLKVEVVEVQAPGDIPGAVAKLRELKVDALVVVSETILSTPADRLPDLIAQAGIPAIYQSPEAVRAGGLIAYSWDTLGVSRRHAQYVDKILRGANPAETPVEQPTRYNLLINMKTAKTLGLVVPNSLLVAADELIE from the coding sequence TTGAGCCGTGACTTCCTCCTCGACGGCCTCATCAAATTGAGGCGACTTGACATAGGGGACTGCGGGATGCGGTTAGCCATTGCTTCTCTCTGCCTCTTCGTCTCGATGACGGGGCACGTAGCTGCCGACACATCGAACAAGAGCGCTCGAATAGGGATGCTGTGCCCTTCCAAGTGTGTCGGGGCTGGGTACGTGGTCTTTGACGAAGAATTACGCAAATTGGGCTGGATCGAGGGCCGCAACCTAACAATCGAGCGAAGAGAAGCGGAAGGGCGGTACGAGCGTCTTCCGGGGCTAGCGGCAGAAATCGTCGGACTGAGACCGGACGTAATCGTAGGTCCGTCATCCACGGTAGCTCGGGCCGTGAAGGATGCGACATCAGAGATCCCGATCGTCTTTTCTTTCATCGCCGATCCTGTCGGGGCAGGCCTAGTACAAACCCTCGCACGGCCCGGTACAAACGTGACCGGCGTAACCGGTATCATCACGGGAGAGTACATCGTCAAGAATTTCCAAATTCTGCACGAGCTAGTACCTAGTGCGCGGAAATTTGGGGTCCTTACCAATGCTCTCAACGAGACGGCGAAGCGGAGGGTAGCGATCGAGGTGCCTGTCGCTTCCCAGCAACTCGACTTGAAGGTTGAGGTGGTCGAGGTCCAAGCGCCGGGCGATATACCCGGCGCAGTGGCGAAGCTCCGAGAGCTCAAAGTCGACGCGCTCGTCGTGGTCAGCGAGACAATCTTGAGCACCCCGGCTGACAGACTGCCGGATCTCATCGCGCAGGCAGGTATACCTGCAATCTATCAATCTCCGGAAGCGGTCAGGGCAGGAGGCCTAATTGCGTACAGTTGGGATACACTAGGCGTGAGCCGTCGTCACGCCCAGTACGTAGACAAGATTCTACGAGGTGCTAACCCTGCGGAAACGCCCGTGGAGCAGCCGACACGATACAATCTGTTGATCAATATGAAGACAGCAAAAACTTTGGGCCTGGTGGTGCCTAACTCTCTCCTCGTTGCCGCTGACGAACTGATCGAGTGA
- a CDS encoding LysR substrate-binding domain-containing protein, which produces MPTQAGQNLEAALQKGFAAVAEGFAAPCGGARTDASRSTRLRGRGPLSDAPAQGPARDRARRGDPHLDRPDRRRGRLPRSSDCGIVFVTTASLGRAAIRLAAETVVPVASPTLSEGLGGAPSSTPRFGQLLHLETETGAWLDWPAYAERAGLPRPDAGAGLAFNNHQLLIEAALTGEGVALGWRPLVDGLVQAGRLVPVGPAVTRHDAGYFLLQPTLLPADPGLAALLHTVRADFAATMAREIEPRPFVRLIDPAPQPSA; this is translated from the coding sequence GTGCCGACGCAGGCTGGACAGAACCTTGAGGCGGCGTTGCAGAAGGGCTTCGCCGCCGTCGCGGAGGGGTTCGCGGCGCCATGCGGCGGCGCTCGCACCGACGCATCACGATCCACACGACTTCGCGGTCGCGGCCCACTGTCTGATGCCCCGGCTCAAGGACCTGCGCGCGATCGCGCTCGACGCGGAGATCCGCATCTTGACCGCCCAGACCGCCGCCGCGGCCGCCTACCTCGGTCCTCTGACTGCGGGATTGTCTTCGTCACGACGGCCTCGCTCGGGCGCGCGGCGATCCGGCTCGCCGCCGAGACCGTCGTGCCGGTCGCGAGCCCGACGCTCTCCGAAGGCCTCGGCGGGGCGCCGTCCTCCACCCCGCGGTTCGGCCAGTTGCTGCACCTGGAAACCGAAACCGGTGCCTGGCTCGACTGGCCTGCCTACGCGGAGAGGGCTGGGCTCCCCCGGCCCGACGCCGGCGCAGGCCTCGCCTTCAACAATCACCAGCTCCTGATCGAGGCGGCGCTGACGGGGGAGGGCGTCGCGCTCGGCTGGCGCCCCCTGGTCGACGGGCTCGTGCAGGCGGGCCGGCTCGTTCCAGTCGGGCCGGCGGTGACGCGCCATGACGCTGGGTACTTCCTACTGCAGCCGACGCTCCTGCCGGCCGATCCTGGCTTGGCGGCCCTGCTCCACACGGTGAGGGCGGACTTCGCAGCGACCATGGCGCGGGAAATCGAACCCCGCCCCTTCGTCCGCCTGATCGACCCAGCACCGCAGCCGTCCGCTTAG